Proteins encoded by one window of Elusimicrobiota bacterium:
- the ubiE_4 gene encoding Ubiquinone/menaquinone biosynthesis C-methyltransferase UbiE: MSSESPYRLTQVAELYDKDRFSGKFGEWLEAREVALYRKLVKGEGSTLLDVGAGTGKLSIPFLLDGQKVTSLDRYPAMLEVAQRKSQAVGVQGRFVEGNAEALPFPDHSFDVVTSSRVLMHLTDWGKALDEWCRVSKRTVIFDYPRLTSAALGDTLIKRIKKFLGFGAYPYRVYLDYQIISRLKKNGFHVVFADNAFLLPFAFHRYLNHPQWTFRIENFFSAIGLMGIFGSPRILKATRTVEGRYEA, encoded by the coding sequence ATGTCGTCAGAGAGTCCGTATCGATTAACCCAAGTTGCCGAACTTTACGACAAAGACAGATTCTCAGGAAAATTCGGAGAGTGGTTGGAGGCCAGGGAAGTGGCACTCTACCGAAAATTGGTGAAGGGAGAAGGGAGCACCTTGTTGGATGTTGGGGCTGGAACCGGAAAATTATCCATTCCGTTTCTGCTGGATGGCCAAAAAGTCACTTCTTTGGACCGGTATCCAGCCATGCTGGAAGTGGCCCAGAGGAAAAGCCAGGCGGTGGGAGTCCAAGGACGATTCGTAGAAGGGAATGCTGAAGCCCTTCCTTTTCCCGATCATTCATTCGATGTGGTCACAAGTTCCCGTGTGTTGATGCATTTAACGGATTGGGGAAAGGCTCTGGACGAATGGTGTCGTGTTTCAAAACGAACCGTCATTTTCGATTACCCCCGATTAACAAGTGCCGCATTGGGTGACACCCTCATCAAAAGAATTAAAAAGTTTTTGGGATTTGGTGCCTATCCCTATCGGGTTTATTTGGACTACCAAATCATAAGTCGGTTGAAAAAAAACGGATTTCATGTGGTTTTTGCGGACAATGCTTTCTTGCTGCCATTTGCTTTTCATAGATATTTGAATCATCCGCAATGGACTTTTCGTATTGAAAATTTTTTTAGCGCGATTGGATTAATGGGGATTTTCGGGTCGCCTCGCATCCTCAAAGCAACGCGAACCGTGGAGGGACGTTATGAAGCCTAA
- the auaH gene encoding Aurachin B dehydrogenase, whose protein sequence is MKPKILITGANGYTGKWLCRHLNEKGIAVRALVHNAPSSDSSNPLIEYVSGDLRDLASLKKAMEGIETVMHLAAVYRPANVTRKDFWDVNVEGVRNIVEAAAEAHVKKFVHCSTVGVHGTTGRHPINEDGPIKPDDLYQESKWAGEQLALSIAREKGLNLTVLRPAGIYGPGEKRFLKITQMIKNGRFIMFGNGKVSYHFVHVSDFCEAFWLASQKENTNGRVYIIADRTPIDIAEVVVVLAKAVGVKPPTFKLPYALLWMAAIVTEILCKPFGIQPPMHRRRAAWFRSERAYNIDRAIKELGYNPKVETREGLTQMVDSYKKAGWLN, encoded by the coding sequence ATGAAGCCTAAAATTCTGATCACAGGAGCCAACGGCTACACTGGAAAGTGGCTTTGCCGTCATTTAAATGAAAAGGGGATAGCGGTTCGGGCCTTGGTTCACAATGCCCCGAGTTCTGACTCCTCCAATCCCCTGATTGAATATGTATCGGGCGATTTGAGGGACCTGGCCAGCCTAAAAAAAGCCATGGAAGGGATTGAAACCGTAATGCATTTGGCGGCTGTTTATCGCCCCGCCAATGTGACCAGAAAAGATTTTTGGGATGTGAATGTTGAGGGCGTTAGAAATATCGTTGAGGCCGCGGCTGAGGCCCATGTCAAAAAGTTTGTGCACTGCAGCACTGTGGGTGTTCATGGAACGACGGGACGGCATCCCATCAACGAAGACGGTCCCATCAAGCCGGATGATTTGTATCAGGAAAGCAAATGGGCCGGGGAGCAATTGGCTTTGTCGATCGCCAGAGAAAAGGGACTGAATTTAACGGTTCTCCGTCCTGCGGGCATATATGGCCCTGGCGAAAAACGGTTTTTGAAAATAACCCAAATGATCAAGAACGGACGGTTTATTATGTTTGGTAATGGAAAGGTCTCCTACCATTTTGTTCATGTCAGTGATTTCTGCGAGGCTTTTTGGTTGGCCTCTCAAAAAGAAAATACCAATGGGCGTGTCTATATCATCGCGGACCGAACTCCCATCGATATCGCAGAGGTGGTGGTGGTCTTGGCAAAAGCGGTGGGAGTTAAGCCACCGACATTTAAGTTGCCCTATGCGCTGTTGTGGATGGCGGCCATTGTGACGGAAATTTTATGCAAGCCCTTTGGAATTCAACCTCCCATGCACCGCCGTCGAGCCGCTTGGTTTAGAAGTGAGCGTGCCTACAACATCGATCGCGCCATAAAGGAATTGGGTTACAACCCCAAAGTCGAAACCCGTGAGGGGTTGACCCAGATGGTGGACTCCTATAAAAAAGCGGGATGGTTAAACTGA
- the gtf1_2 gene encoding Glycosyltransferase Gtf1 codes for MRSPIIRLLHLRSSTFMGSPEKLIFLQIHHMQGFEWHVGVFPDGNNKEFIEKLRPAVNSVSIFPQGKLGFIKGVLALRSTLKKKNIQIIATHDYKSNLAGKLATMGTGVRQVAIFHGTTEHDFKGRLYEKFDRWVLGKVDAVVVVSRAAKSKLSYVNDRVLVVHNSFDWISQSRQEYEGPGPRQLFDIPKNAPLLLHVGRLSPEKNQEFLIQAFLQVLKTNPEAFLVIVGDGPERKKLELLIEKIGLLKKVWLAGHQANVDPFYREADLFVLCSQREGLPLVLLEAASHALPVVSTSVGGVPEFVENSVQGFLVEPGQMDQLVLAIERLLQNPPIRNHMGRAALLKLKEQFSPEKYAQSYSNLYRSLVGPSSVFISWEVHRRTREMADALSIPLKEILFSGPRWMGHPWRFIKSCAYLLRKKPRVLFVQSPSIFLASLAMIYKFIFKATVVVDAHNESVVPYEHSGQMVRSIVRWMHSKADWTVVTNGALSEIVKRNGGRPLVMPDRIPSLVAKTIQTELGKKRVVFICTFAPDEPYAQVIKAAEFLSSHVEIFITGNFLKADPEILKDIPANVRLTGFVDEEKYVNLLSQSNLIIDLTEMQDCLVCGAYEAVALGKPLLTSDTLALREHFRKGTLYTKHSVEALVRSIRLGLAEEDRLEHEMNILKQELKIEWEAALKKMQQQVFEGKLF; via the coding sequence ATGCGGTCGCCAATAATCCGTCTCCTGCACTTGCGTTCATCTACATTCATGGGAAGCCCTGAGAAGCTTATTTTCTTGCAGATACACCACATGCAGGGTTTTGAATGGCACGTCGGAGTTTTTCCAGATGGGAATAATAAGGAGTTTATTGAAAAGCTAAGGCCGGCTGTCAACTCCGTTTCGATATTTCCCCAAGGGAAACTTGGGTTTATAAAAGGTGTGTTGGCTCTGCGCTCAACTCTTAAGAAAAAAAACATTCAAATCATAGCGACCCATGATTACAAATCGAACTTGGCGGGAAAATTGGCCACCATGGGGACCGGTGTCCGCCAAGTCGCCATTTTTCATGGAACGACCGAACATGATTTTAAAGGACGTCTCTACGAGAAGTTCGATCGTTGGGTTTTGGGAAAGGTTGATGCGGTCGTGGTCGTTTCACGCGCCGCCAAATCAAAACTCTCTTACGTCAATGATAGGGTCCTTGTTGTTCACAATTCATTTGATTGGATCTCTCAATCAAGGCAGGAATATGAAGGTCCTGGTCCTCGGCAATTATTTGATATCCCTAAAAATGCGCCTTTGTTATTACATGTGGGTCGATTGAGTCCGGAAAAAAACCAAGAATTCCTGATTCAAGCCTTTCTTCAAGTTCTGAAAACCAATCCTGAGGCCTTCCTGGTAATTGTGGGAGATGGGCCGGAAAGAAAAAAACTGGAACTTCTGATTGAAAAAATCGGCCTATTAAAAAAAGTGTGGTTGGCGGGACATCAAGCGAATGTCGATCCTTTCTACAGAGAGGCGGACCTTTTTGTCTTGTGTTCGCAAAGAGAAGGGTTGCCGTTGGTTCTCTTGGAAGCCGCTTCTCACGCATTGCCCGTCGTTTCGACCTCAGTGGGAGGGGTCCCAGAATTTGTGGAGAACTCCGTTCAAGGATTTCTTGTTGAACCCGGTCAAATGGATCAATTGGTTCTGGCGATTGAAAGGCTTCTCCAAAATCCTCCAATAAGAAATCATATGGGGCGGGCAGCCTTGCTTAAACTTAAAGAACAATTCTCCCCTGAGAAATATGCGCAATCCTATTCCAACCTCTACCGAAGTCTGGTTGGACCGTCTTCCGTTTTCATCAGTTGGGAAGTCCACAGAAGAACCAGAGAAATGGCAGATGCATTGTCTATTCCATTAAAGGAAATATTGTTTTCGGGGCCTCGTTGGATGGGGCATCCGTGGCGATTCATTAAATCATGTGCCTATTTATTGAGGAAAAAACCGCGGGTTCTTTTCGTTCAGTCCCCCTCTATATTTTTGGCCTCTCTGGCCATGATTTACAAATTTATTTTCAAGGCCACGGTGGTGGTTGACGCGCACAATGAATCGGTTGTCCCTTATGAACACAGCGGTCAGATGGTTCGATCGATTGTTCGTTGGATGCATTCAAAGGCCGATTGGACTGTTGTGACCAATGGAGCTTTATCCGAAATAGTTAAAAGAAACGGTGGTCGCCCTTTGGTTATGCCCGATCGAATACCCTCCCTGGTTGCCAAAACCATTCAAACAGAATTAGGAAAGAAAAGGGTTGTTTTCATTTGTACGTTCGCCCCCGATGAGCCTTACGCTCAAGTGATCAAAGCGGCGGAATTTCTTTCGAGTCATGTCGAAATCTTTATCACAGGAAATTTTTTAAAGGCCGACCCTGAAATATTAAAAGATATCCCCGCAAACGTTCGACTCACCGGGTTTGTTGATGAGGAAAAATATGTAAACCTGCTCAGCCAATCGAACCTCATTATTGATTTAACCGAAATGCAGGACTGTTTGGTTTGCGGCGCTTATGAGGCTGTTGCCTTGGGAAAACCTTTATTGACCTCCGATACGCTGGCCTTAAGGGAACATTTCAGAAAAGGAACTCTTTACACCAAACATTCTGTGGAGGCATTGGTCCGCTCCATTCGGCTTGGGCTTGCTGAGGAGGACCGCTTAGAACATGAAATGAATATTTTAAAACAAGAGTTAAAGATCGAATGGGAGGCTGCATTAAAAAAAATGCAGCAACAAGTTTTTGAGGGGAAATTATTTTGA